In the genome of Triticum urartu cultivar G1812 chromosome 5, Tu2.1, whole genome shotgun sequence, one region contains:
- the LOC125506146 gene encoding pathogenesis-related protein 1-like: MEYSPKLSVVLLLALASAMAVVTAQNSPQDFVDPHNAARADVGVGPVTWDDNVAAYAQKYAEQRRGDCQLVHSGGQYGENIYGGRGGGADWTAADAVQAWVSEKQYYDHGSNSCSAPADKSCLHYTQVVWRDSTAIGCARVVCDGGDGLFIICSYNPPGNYEGVSPY, from the coding sequence ATGGAGTACTCGCCGAAGCTATCAGTGGTACTGCTCTTAGCTCTCGCGTCCGCCATGGCGGTCGTCACGGCTCAGAACTCGCCGCAGGACTTCGTGGACCCCCACAACGCGGCGCGCGCCGACGTCGGCGTCGGGCCGGTGACCTGGGACGACAACGTGGCTGCGTACGCGCAGAAGTACGCGGAGCAGCGCCGCGGCGACTGCCAGCTGGTACATTCGGGCGGGCAGTACGGGGAGAACATCTACGGAGGCCGCGGCGGCGGGGCCGACTGGACGGCGGCGGACGCCGTGCAAGCGTGGGTATCGGAGAAGCAGTACTACGACCACGGCAGCAACAGCTGCTCGGCGCCGGCGGACAAGTCGTGCTTGCACTACACGCAGGTGGTGTGGCGCGACTCGACGGCCATCGGCTGCGCCCGCGTCGTCTGCGACGGCGGCGACGGCCTGTTCATCATCTGCAGCTACAACCCGCCGGGCAACTACGAGGGGGTGAGCCCATACTAG